The Halorussus rarus genome includes the window TCATAAACGTACTCCGCGACGTGGTTACTCCGGAGCTTCACGCTCCCGTAATCGTGGTCAACCAGGTCGGGCAACCGGTTGAGCGCCCGCCGAACTGAATCGACGTGCCGGCCGTATTCGTCGGCGATGTCCGCAGGCGAAACCTCACCGCCGTCGGTCACGCACTTCCGACGGAGTTCGACGCCGCCGTGTCGGTCGTCGTCGTGCTGGGGGTCAGGTGGTCGACGTTCTTGCCGCACGCGGACCGCGCCTGAAGCCGGACCCAAGAGTCGCACGCGGGGCAGCGCTTCGCGCGGCGGTCCTCGGTCCCGTATGTCCGCCGGAAGTCCGCGGTGACGTGCGCGCCGCAGTAGTCGCGCGTAGAGCGGTCGCTATCGGAGTCGGGAAGCTGGACCGCCATCAGAACGAGCACCCCCTAAACCGGCCACTAACTGTCAGAGAATGCGGGGAAAGGGGTATATACGTAGTGGGCCGGCACGAATTTGAATCGCGCGAGACTCGCTACGCTCGCCTCGCGTACTCTCGTTCGCTTCGCTCACGAGAACGCGGTTACGGATCGAGCGTTCCAAACGATTTCGCGGGTCCTGCCGGGCATGCGGCCCTCCGGGCCGTTCCGGGCGGGCTTCCACCGTCCAAGGCCGACGGGTCTCACGCGGACTTCACCGGCAGGGTGCAGTCAAGCCAATCCCGGCCCGCCAACCCGCCCGTGCCCCAGAACAATGG containing:
- a CDS encoding DUF7563 family protein; protein product: MAVQLPDSDSDRSTRDYCGAHVTADFRRTYGTEDRRAKRCPACDSWVRLQARSACGKNVDHLTPSTTTTDTAASNSVGSA